A window of the Harmonia axyridis chromosome 5, icHarAxyr1.1, whole genome shotgun sequence genome harbors these coding sequences:
- the LOC123681109 gene encoding putative nuclease HARBI1, whose amino-acid sequence MFFAIRLMAELAEDEEEEIENIPRLRYLTINPLNALSEAAFKKHFRLNKACFLSLLEEITPFVRVRRRCRLELKTKLLVTLLFYAQGSYQTILGSNFFCGMSQSSVCRSIEEITNALSNREIRFRRIRFPRNMQELSQRRARFSEATRIPGGIGVIDCTHVAIVSPKEDEHVFVNRKNDHSMNVQLICDENMWIMNANPKFPGSSHDSYIWSQSDISGILERAHRENGGNFFLLGDSGYPLRPWLLTPLRNPLSEQEERFNNKFKRVRSIIERCNGLLKNRFRCLLKHRVLHYEPKKAVSIIMACCVLHNICLENNIEEPEQDEEFLNADQGIINDRNYRVTGRNPTVQDDLIAGRQLRQSIIENNF is encoded by the exons atGTTTTTTGCAATAAGATTGATGGCAGAATTAGCAGAGGACGAGGAAgaagaaattgagaatattcctcGTTTGAGATACTTAACAATAAATCCATTGAACGCGTTGTCGGAAGCAGCTTTTAAAAAACATTTCCGTCTAAATAAGGCGTGTTTCTTATCACTTCTAGAAGAGATAACACCATTTGTACGGGTTAGGAGGAGGTGCAGATTAGAATTGAAAACAAAG ttGTTGGTGACCCTTCTATTTTATGCCCAAGGAAGCTATCAGACAATTTTAGGCTCAAATTTTTTCTGTGGTATGAGTCAAAGTAGTGTTTGTAGAagtattgaagagataacaaaTGCTCTGAGTAATAGGGAAATCCGTTTTCGACGGATTCGCTTTCCTAGAAATATGCAAGAACTATCACAGAGAAGGGCCAG ATTTTCTGAGGCAACACGTATTCCTGGAGGCATTGGAGTAATAGATTGTACCCATGTTGCCATTGTTTCACCTAAAGAAGATGAACATGTCTTCGTCAATAGGAAGAATGACCATTCTATGAATGTACAATTG ATTTGTGATGAAAATATGTGGATCATGAATGCTAATCCCAAATTTCCTGGCAGCAGTCATGATTCGTATATTTGGAGCCAATCTGATATTTCAGGCATTTTGGAACGAGCTCATCGTGAAAATGgaggaaatttttttctactcGGTGATTCAG GATACCCTCTAAGGCCTTGGTTACTTACGCCCTTAAGGAATCCTTTAAGTGAGCAGGAGGAGAGgttcaataataaattcaaaaggGTAAGAAGCATCATAGAAAGGTGTAATGGCTTACTGAAAAACAGGTTTCGCTGCCTCTTAAAACATCGAGTGCTCCATTATGAACCAAAGAAGGCAGTATCAATAATAATGGCATGTTGTGTGCTACATAATATCTGTCTGGAAAATAATATCGAAGAACCAGAACAAGATGAAGAATTCTTAAATGCTGATCAAGGAATTATTAATGACAGAAATTACCGAGTAACAGGCAGGAACCCAACAGTCCAAGATGATCTAATCGCTGGCAGACAGTTAAGACAGTCGATTATTGAGAATAATTTCTAA
- the LOC123681110 gene encoding uncharacterized protein LOC123681110 encodes MLCRVQKRMLVEFVSEHPELCSGKFTQVFTFKKAQSLWEEISAQLNKVPTGTQKDWKKWRKTWQDLKKGAKAKDAAIRKHSRQTGGGPPTSMQLTEVDNEVLRLIPEVQKKGVDYAVEEVFDFNEEINVVHSLSEGTIEISTSTEEVVAEEQVKY; translated from the exons atgTTGTGTCGTGTACAAAAAAGAATGCTTGTGGAATTCGTGAGTGAACATCCAGAGTTATGTTCCGGAAAATTCACACAAGTGTTCACGTTTAAAAAGGCGCAAAGTCTTTGGGAGGAAATCAGCGCCCAATTAAATAAGGTTCCAACCGGAACCCAAAAAGATTGGAAGAAATGGAGAAAG ACTTGGCAAGATTTGAAGAAGGGAGCGAAAGCGAAGGATGCCGCAATAAGGAAGCATTCGAGACAGACAGGAGGGGGTCCACCTACATCTATGCAGTTAACTGAAGTAGATAACGAGGTACTTCGATTGATCCCCGAAGTCCAGAAAAAAGGGGTGGACTATGCAGTTGAGGAAGTATTTGACTTCAATGAAGAGATCAAT gttgttcattcCCTGTCGGAAGGAACTATAGAAATATCCACGTCGACAGAAGAGGTGGTCGCAGAGGAACAGGTAAAGTATTAG